A single genomic interval of Camelina sativa cultivar DH55 chromosome 11, Cs, whole genome shotgun sequence harbors:
- the LOC104724912 gene encoding transcription termination factor MTEF18, mitochondrial, producing the protein MVAMMFSRFLKKIERIAQFDICNAHKNQVSRSKLYNVYSTVRCYQNGRFVCSSRHWSQSPTRVFGNRVSKAMKNEAQKALFDYLHYTRTLSFIDAEHISKNSPSFVLVLLSKIDDTRKEDISRSLAKFLRYNPINEFEPFFESLGLRPSEISCFLRRDLVLLSDDGVMFENFHVLCHYGIPRGKIGRMYKEAREIFGYEDGVLASKLEAYESLVLSKTTVIKLVTYCPLLLVGGIDGEFVSVVNKLKRLNIGCDWLARYLSERKTYNWRRILETMELLDKVGFKEEKLSSLLKAYPDLVGETAGNKAYMMFEKFHKVLGLEMNEIDKLVIDNPEMLLEKSVKRILEALKFLRRIKMEKQFIVSFLLCHMKLICSSSLIGTRAVWNRSKIGRDELCQIIKGEPLKLFSLACKLNNSRIELDSLDSRNAEKTAFLLKLGYVENSDEMVRALKKFQGRGDELQERFDCFVKAGLDYNVVTQLVKRAPHILNRPKDIIEKKINMLTDYLGYPIESLIESPTYLCYSLERIHQRFSMYIWLRKRDAVIPRLTLGTIVGISNTLFVSYVVRTHPQGPANWENIKKASYLK; encoded by the coding sequence TCACCAACAAGGGTTTTCGGGAATAGGGTTTCTAAAGCAATGAAGAACGAAGCTCAAAAAGCTCTCTTTGATTATTTGCATTATACTAGAACTCTTAGTTTTATTGATGCAGAGCATATAAGTAAGAATTCCCctagttttgttttggttttgttgtccAAGATTGATGATACTCGTAAAGAGGATATATCCCGTTCGTTGGCCAAGTTTCTAAGGTACAATCCCATCAACGAGTTTGAACCCTTTTTCGAGAGTTTGGGTTTGCGTCCATCTGAGATATCGTGTTTCCTTCGGCGTGACTTGGTGCTTTTGAGTGATGATGGTGTCATGTTTGAGAACTTTCATGTTCTTTGCCATTATGGGATTCCTCGTGGCAAGATTGGTCGGATGTataaagaagcaagagagaTTTTTGGATACGAGGATGGAGTTTTGGCTTCGAAACTTGAAGCTTATGAGAGCTTGGTTCTTAGTAAGACTACAGTTATTAAGCTTGTTACTTATTGCCCGTTGCTTCTTGTTGGTGGCATTGATGGTGAGTTTGTTTCCGTGGTGAATAAGTTGAAGAGGTTAAACATAGGATGTGATTGGCTTGCTCGTTATTTGTCTGAGAGGAAAACATATAACTGGCGTCGGATTCTTGAGACAATGGAGCTTCTTGATAAGGTTGGGTTTAAAGAGGAAAAGTTGAGTAGTCTGTTGAAAGCATATCCAGATTTGGTGGGTGAAACTGCTGGCAATAAAGCTTATATGATGTTTGAAAAGTTCCATAAAGTACTTGGACTTGAGATGAATGAAATAGATAAATTAGTGATAGACAACCCAGAGATGCTATTAGAGAAATCTGTAAAAAGAATTTTGGAGGCGTTGAAGTTCTTGAGACGTATCAAAATGGAAAAGCAGTTTATCGTTAGTTTTTTACTGTGTCACATGAAGCTTATCTGTTCATCATCTCTGATAGGAACTAGAGCTGTTTGGAATAGATCGAAAATCGGAAGAGACGAGTTATGTCAGATTATAAAAGGAGAGCCTTTGAAATTGTTCAGTTTAGCTTGTAAACTTAATAATAGTAGGATTGAACTTGATTCACTGGATTCGAGGAATGCAGAGAAGACGGCATTCTTGTTGAAGCTAGGGTATGTAGAGAATTCTGATGAGATGGTGAGGGCTCTGAAAAAGTTCCAAGGGAGGGGAGATGAGCTGCAGGAGAGATTCGATTGCTTTGTAAAAGCTGGTTTGGACTATAATGTTGTTACTCAGCTAGTTAAGCGGGCTCCTCATATACTTAACCGGCCGAAAGATATCATAGAAAAGAAGATCAATATGCTAACAGATTATTTGGGTTATCCAATTGAATCCCTGATAGAGTCCCCAACATATTTGTGTTATAGTTTGGAGAGAATACATCAGAGGTTCTCAATGTACATTTGGTTGAGGAAAAGAGATGCAGTTATTCCAAGGCTGACACTAGGCACTATTGTTGGCATTTCTAATACCTTGTTTGTGTCATACGTTGTCCGTACCCACCCTCAAGGTCCAGCTAATTgggaaaatataaagaaagcaTCTTACCTGAAGTGA
- the LOC104724911 gene encoding regulatory protein NPR3 produces MATLTEPSSSLSFTSSHFSYGSIGSNHFPSSSASNPEVVSLSKLSSNLEQLLSNPDCDYSDAEVIVDGVPVGVHRCILAARSKFFQELFKKEKKISKTEKPKYQLKEMLPYGAVGHDAFLYLLSYIYTGRLKPFPLEASTCVDPVCAHDSCRPAIDFVVQLMYASSVLQVPELVSSFQRRLCNFVEKTLVENVLPILMVAFNCNLTDLLDQCIERVARSDLYRFCIEKEVPFEVAEKIKQIRLKFPQDGGESKVSEKFLGRIGKILKALDSDDVELVKLLLTESDITLDQANGLHYSVVYSDPKVVAEILALGMGDVNHRNSRGYTVLHFAAMRREPSIIISLIEKGANASDFTSDGRSAVNILRRLTNPKDYQTKTAKGRESSKARLCIDILEREIRKKPMVLDTPMCSLSMPEDLQMRLLYLEKRVGLAQLFFPTEAKVAMDIGNVEGTSEFTGLPPPSNGLTGNLSQVDLNETPHMLTKRLLTRMEALMKTVETGRRFFPYGSEVLDRYMDEYIDEDILDDLRIEKGSTQERRLKRMRYRELKDDVQKAYSKDKESKIARSCLSTSSSPSSSIKDI; encoded by the exons ATGGCTACTTTGACTGAGCCATCATCATCTTTGAGTTTCAcatcttctcatttctcttatGGTTCTATTGGGTCTAATCATTTCCCATCAAGCTCAGCTTCCAACCCTGAAGTTGTTAGTCTAAGCAAACTCAGCTCCAATCTTGAGCAGCTTCTTAGTAATCCGGATTGTGATTACAGCGATGCGGAGGTCATTGTTGATGGTGTTCCTGTTGGTGTTCATAGATGCATTTTAGCTGCAAGAAGTAAGTTTTTCCAAGAATtgttcaagaaagaaaagaaaatttcgAAAACTGAGAAACCAAAGTACCAGTTGAAAGAGATGTTGCCTTATGGAGCTGTTGGTCATGATGCTTTCTTGTACTTGTTGAGTTATATCTACACTGGCAGATTAAAGCCATTTCCTTTGGAGGCTTCGACTTGTGTTGATCCAGTTTGTGCTCATGACTCTTGTCGACCCgccattgattttgttgttcAGTTGATGTATGCTTCATCTGTTCTCCAAGTGCCTGAGCTAGTTTCATCTTTTCAG AGGCGGCTTTGTAACTTTGTGGAGAAGACCCTTGTTGAGAATGTTCTTCCCATTCTTATGGTTGCTTTCAATTGTAACTTGACTGACTTACTTGATCAGTGTATCGAGAGAGTGGCGAGGTCAGATCTTTACAGGTTCTGTATCGAAAAAGAGGTTCCTTTCGAAGTAGCAGAGAAGATTAAACAGATTCGACTCAAGTTTCCACAAGACGGAGGAGAGAGCAAGGTTTCAGAGAAATTCCTTGGGAGAATCGGAAAAATTCTCAAGGCGTTGGATTCAGATGATGTTGAGCTTGTGAAGCTTCTTTTAACTGAATCAGATATCACTCTAGATCAAGCCAATGGTCTGCATTACTCCGTGGTGTATAGTGATCCAAAAGTTGTTGCTGAGATTCTTGCTCTTGGTATGGGTGATGTAAATCACAGGAACTCCCGGGGTTACACGGTTCTTCATTTTGCTGCAATGCGTAGAGAGCCATCGATCATTATATCACTTATCGAAAAAGGCGCCAATGCATCTGACTTCACTTCTGATGGACGCAGTGCGGTTAATATATTGAGAAGACTGACAAATCCAAAGGACTATCAAACCAAAACAGCGAAAGGGCGTGAATCTAGTAAAGCACGGTTATGCATTGACATCTTGGAAAGAGAAATCAGAAAGAAGCCGATGGTGCTTGATACACCAATGTGTTCCCTTTCTATGCCTGAAGATCTCCAAATGAGACTGTTGTACCTAGAAAAGAGAG TGGGGCTTGCTCAGTTGTTTTTTCCAACGGAAGCTAAAGTGGCTATGGACATTGGTAATGTAGAAGGTACAAGTGAGTTCACAGGTCTGCCACCGCCTTCGAATGGGTTAACGGGAAACTTGAGTCAGGTTGATTTAAACGAAACACCTCATATGCTAACCAAAAGACTTCTTACCCGTATGGAGGCTCTGATGAAAACAG TTGAGACTGGTCGGAGATTTTTTCCATATGGCTCAGAGGTTCTAGATAGGTACATGGATGAGTACATAGACGAAGACATCCTCGATGATTTACGTATCGAGAAGGGATCTACACAAGAAAGAAGATTGAAGAGAATGAGATATAGAGAGCTTAAGGATGATGTGCAAAAGGCGTATAGCAAAGACAAAGAGTCTAAGATTGCACGGTCTTGTCTTTctacttcatcttctccttcttcttccataaAAGACATCTGA